The following proteins are encoded in a genomic region of Sylvia atricapilla isolate bSylAtr1 chromosome 14, bSylAtr1.pri, whole genome shotgun sequence:
- the LOC136367745 gene encoding protocadherin alpha-6-like has protein sequence MGERCRAALRVLVLQAAWALAGGQVRYSVPEEAEAGTVVGRLAQDLGLEAGEAEARRLRLVAQGRRASVEVSGASGALLVSSRLDREELCGKSAPCALRLEVLVERPLRVFHVELEVTDINDNAPIFPAARKNLSIAESSVPGSRFPLEGASDADIGSNAQLSYTLSPSEYFRIEEENSKSRSKSLFLVLTKSLDRETIPVHRLVLTASDGGRPSLTGTMELVITVVDANDNAPQFKQSVYNVHLPEDAIQGTLVAQMNATDLDEGTNRNVKYEIDTIIPPSASDLFSIDGNSGEIRLTGALDFEVVSLYDLNIKATDKGFPPLSGHCKVVLEVLDVNDNAPEVRVTSLSVPVSEDAAVGTVVALLSVSDRDSGANGRVRCWVWPASPFDLEATFAGSYSLVLREALDRERVSEYEVEVRAEDGGAPALRASRGLRVPVSDVNDNAPAFAQAVYTVLARENNAAGAELARLWARDPDEAGNGRVSYSVWEGGAAAASSSSWSSWSGAAGGGWRPASSYVSVDAESGRLWALQPLDYEELQVLQFEVRAVDAGEPPLCGNATVQLFVLDENDNAPALLPPAGSAPEAGGAAAEAARAAQAAGGSVSASDTLWAWAAWGAPAGQVVAKIRAVDADSGYNAWLRYELWEPRGKGPFRVGLYSGEVSTARALDEADGPRHRLLIVVRDHGEPARSATATLSVSLVEAAEAALAAAAGSSSSSRAAPGADAGAGAAGAATNVWLVVAICAVSSLFLLAVVLYGASRWAPRAAVLSGPGPTTLVCASEVGSWSYSQRHSRSLCVADGAAKSDLMVFSPNFPPPPPGAAPKDTQPEPSALLGTRGSAPTA, from the exons atggGGGAGCGTTGTCGTGCGGCGCTgcgggtgctggtgctgcaggcgGCCTGGGCGCTGGCGGGCGGGCAGGTGCGGTACTCGGTGCCGGAGGAAGCCGAGGCCGGCACGGTGGTGGGCCGTCTGGCGCAGGACCTGGGCCTGGAGGCGGGCGAGGCGGAGGCGCGGCGGCTGCGGCTGGTGGCGCAGGGCCGGCGGGCGAGCGTGGAGGTGAGCGGGGCGAGCGGCGCGCTGCTGGTGAGCTCGCGGCTGGACCGGGAGGAGCTGTGCGGCAAGAGCGCGCCGTGCGCGCTGcgcctggaggtgctggtggagcGGCCGCTGCGCGTCTTCCATGTGGAGCTGGAGGTCACCGACATCAACGACAATGCCCCCATCTTCCCCGCCGCCCGAAAAAACCTCAGCATCGCGGAATCGTCTGTGCCGGGGTCTCGTTTCCCGCTGGAGGGTGCTTCGGATGCGGATATCGGATCGAACGCGCAGCTCTCCTACACACTCAGCCCCAGCGAGTATTTTAGaatagaggaagaaaacagtaagTCTCGCAGTAAGTCCTTATTTCTGGTACTGACGAAATCTCTGGACCGCGAGACGATTCCCGTTCACCGGTTGGTGCTGACGGCGAGTGACGGGGGCCGGCCGTCTCTGACAGGGACAATGGAGCTGGTGATCACTGTGGTGGATGCGAACGACAACGCGCCCCAATTCAAGCAGTCGGTCTATAATGTACATTTGCCCGAGGATGCCATACAAGGCACACTCGTGGCGCAGATGAACGCCACGGATCTGGACGAAGGAACtaacagaaatgtgaaatatgAAATCGATACAATTATTCCTCCTTCTGCCTCAGATTTATTCAGCATAGATGGAAACAGTGGGGAGATCAGACTGACTGGCGCCCTGGACTTTGAAGTAGTTAGTTTATACGATTTAAATATTAAGGCCACAGATAAAGGCTTTCCTCCGCTGTCGGGTCACTGCAAGGTGGTGCTGGAAGTGCTggacgtgaacgacaacgcgccggaGGTGCGGGTGACGTCGCTGTCGGTGCCGGTGTCGGAGGACGCGGCGGTGGGGACGGTGGTGGCCCTGCTGAGCGTGTCGGACCGGGACTCGGGGGCGAACGGGCGCGTGCGGTGCTGGGTGTGGCCGGCGTCGCCGTTCGATCTGGAGGCGACGTTCGCGGGCTCGTACTCGCTGGTGCTGCGCGAGGCGCTGGACCGGGAGCGGGTGTCGGAGTACGAGGTGGAGGTGCGTGCGGAGGACGGCGGGGCGCCGGCGCTGCGCGCCAGCCGCGGGCTGCGGGTGCCGGTGTCggacgtgaacgacaacgcgccggcgTTCGCGCAGGCCGTGTACACGGTGCTGGCGCGGGAGAACaacgcggcgggcgcggagctgGCGCGGCTGTGGGCGCGGGACCCGGACGAGGCGGGCAACGGGCGCGTCAGCTACTCGGTGTGggagggcggcgcggcggccgcgtCGTCGTCGTCGTGGTCGTCGTGgtcgggggcggcgggcggcgggtgGCGGCCGGCGTCGAGCTACGTGTCGGTGGACGCGGAGAGCGGGCGTCTGTGGGCGCTGCAGCCGCTGGACtacgaggagctgcaggtgctgcagttcGAGGTGCGCGCGGTGGACGCGGGGGAGCCGCCGCTGTGCGGCAACGCCACGGTGCAGCTCTTCGTGCTGGACgagaacgacaacgcgccggcgCTGCTGCCGCCCGCGGGCTCGGCGCCGgaggcgggcggcgcggcggccgaggcggcgcgggcggcgcagGCGGCGGGGGGCTCGGTGTCGGCGTCGGACACGCTGTGGGCGTGGGCGGCGTGGGGGGCGCCGGCGGGGCAGGTGGTGGCCAAGATCCGCGCCGTGGACGCCGACTCGGGCTACAACGCGTGGCTGCGCTACGAGCTGTGGGAGCCGCGGGGCAAGGGCCCCTTCCGCGTCGGGCTCTACAGCGGCGAGGTGAGCACGGCGCGGGCGCTGGACGAGGCGGACGGGCCTCGCCACCGGCTGCTCATCGTCGTGCGCGACCACGGCGAGCCGGCGCGCTCGGCCACGGCCACGCTCAGCGTGTCGCTGGTGGAGGCGGCCGAGGCGGCGCTGGCCGCGGCCGCGGGATCGTCGTCGTCGtcgcgggcggcgccgggcgcggACGCGGGTGCCGGGGCGGCCGGCGCGGCCACCAACGTGTGGCTGGTGGTGGCCATCTGCGCCGtgtccagcctgttcctgctggccgTGGTGCTGTACGGGGCGTCGCGCTGGGCGCCGCGGGCGGCCGTGCTCTCGGGGCCCGGGCCCACGACGCTGGTGTGCGCCAGCGAAGTGGGCAGCTGGTCGTACTCGCAGCGCCACAGCCGCAGCCTGTGCGTGGCGGACGGCGCGGCCAAGAGCGACCTCATGGTTTTCAGCCCCAACttccctccgccgccgcccggcgccgcgccCAAGGACACGCAGCCGGAGCCCTCCGCCCTCCTCGGCACG CGTGGCTCCGCCCCCACGGCCTGA
- the LOC136367746 gene encoding protocadherin alpha-6-like codes for MGERCRAALRVLVLQAAWALAGGQVRYSVPEEAEAGTVVGRLAQDLGLEAGEAEARRLRLVAQGRRASVEVSGASGALLVSSRLDREELCGKSAPCALRLEVLVERPLRVFHVELEVTDINDNAPIFPAARKNLSIAESSVPGSRFPLEGASDADIGSNAQLSYTLSPSEYFRIEEENSKSRSKSLFLVLTKSLDRETIPVHRLVLTASDGGRPSLTGTMELVITVVDANDNAPQFKQSVYNVHLPEDAIQGTLVAQMNATDLDEGTNRNVKYEIDTIIPPSASDLFSIDGNSGEIRLTGALDFEVVSLYDLNIKATDKGFPPLSGHCKVVLEVLDVNDNAPEVRVTSLSVPVSEDAAVGTVVALLSVSDRDSGANGRVRCWVWPASPFGLEATFAGSYSLVLREALDRERVSEYEVEVRAEDGGAPALRASRGLRVPVSDVNDNAPAFAQAVYTVLARENNAAGAELARLWARDPDEAGNGRVSYSVWEGGAAAASSSWSSWSSWSGAAGGGWRPASSYVSVDAESGRLWALQPLDYEELQVLQFEVRAVDAGEPPLCGNATVQLFVLDENDNAPALLPPAGSAPEAGGAAAEAARAAQAAGGSVSASDTLWAWAAWGAPAGQVVAKIRAVDADSGYNAWLRYELWEPRGKGPFRVGLYSGEVSTARALDEADGPRHRLLIVVRDHGEPARSATATLSVSLVEAAEAALAAAAGSSSSSSSRAAPGADAGAGAAGAATNVWLVVAICAVSSLFLLAVVLYGASRWAPRAAVLSGPGPTTLVCASEVGSWSYSQRHSRSLCVADGAAKSDLMVFSPNFPPPPPGAAPKDTQPEPSALLGTVSGASLVHFSVPSHPPSG; via the coding sequence atggGGGAGCGTTGTCGTGCGGCGCTgcgggtgctggtgctgcaggcgGCCTGGGCGCTGGCGGGCGGGCAGGTGCGGTACTCGGTGCCGGAGGAAGCCGAGGCCGGCACGGTGGTGGGCCGTCTGGCGCAGGACCTGGGCCTGGAGGCGGGCGAGGCGGAGGCGCGGCGGCTGCGGCTGGTGGCGCAGGGCCGGCGGGCGAGCGTGGAGGTGAGCGGGGCGAGCGGCGCGCTGCTGGTGAGCTCGCGGCTGGACCGGGAGGAGCTGTGCGGCAAGAGCGCGCCGTGCGCGCTGcgcctggaggtgctggtggagcGGCCGCTGCGCGTCTTCCATGTGGAGCTGGAGGTCACCGACATCAACGACAATGCCCCCATCTTCCCCGCCGCCCGAAAAAACCTCAGCATCGCGGAATCGTCTGTGCCGGGGTCTCGTTTCCCGCTGGAGGGTGCTTCGGATGCGGATATCGGATCGAACGCGCAGCTCTCCTACACACTCAGCCCCAGCGAGTATTTTAGaatagaggaagaaaacagtaagTCTCGCAGTAAGTCCTTATTTCTGGTACTGACGAAATCTCTGGACCGCGAGACGATTCCCGTTCACCGGTTGGTGCTGACGGCGAGTGACGGGGGCCGGCCGTCTCTGACAGGGACAATGGAGCTGGTGATCACTGTGGTGGATGCGAACGACAACGCGCCCCAATTCAAGCAGTCGGTCTATAATGTACATTTGCCCGAGGATGCCATACAAGGCACACTCGTGGCGCAGATGAACGCCACGGATCTGGACGAAGGAACtaacagaaatgtgaaatatgAAATCGATACAATTATTCCTCCTTCTGCCTCAGATTTATTCAGCATAGATGGAAACAGTGGGGAGATCAGACTGACTGGCGCCCTGGACTTTGAAGTAGTTAGTTTATACGATTTAAATATTAAGGCCACAGATAAAGGCTTTCCTCCGCTGTCGGGTCACTGCAAGGTGGTGCTGGAAGTGCTggacgtgaacgacaacgcgccggaGGTGCGGGTGACGTCGCTGTCGGTGCCGGTGTCGGAGGACGCGGCGGTGGGGACGGTGGTGGCCCTGCTGAGCGTGTCGGACCGGGACTCGGGGGCGAACGGGCGCGTGCGGTGCTGGGTGTGGCCGGCGTCGCCGTTCGGTCTGGAGGCGACGTTCGCGGGCTCGTACTCGCTGGTGCTGCGCGAGGCGCTGGACCGGGAGCGGGTGTCGGAGTACGAGGTGGAGGTGCGTGCGGAGGACGGCGGGGCGCCGGCGCTGCGCGCCAGCCGCGGGCTGCGGGTGCCGGTGTCggacgtgaacgacaacgcgccggcgTTCGCGCAGGCCGTGTACACGGTGCTGGCGCGGGAGAACaacgcggcgggcgcggagctgGCGCGGCTGTGGGCGCGGGACCCGGACGAGGCGGGCAACGGGCGCGTCAGCTACTCGGTGTGggagggcggcgcggcggccgcgtCGTCGTCGTGGTCGTCGTGGTCGTCGTGgtcgggggcggcgggcggcgggtgGCGGCCGGCGTCGAGCTACGTGTCGGTGGACGCGGAGAGCGGGCGTCTGTGGGCGCTGCAGCCGCTGGACtacgaggagctgcaggtgctgcagttcGAGGTGCGCGCGGTGGACGCGGGGGAGCCGCCGCTGTGCGGCAACGCCACGGTGCAGCTCTTCGTGCTGGACgagaacgacaacgcgccggcgCTGCTGCCGCCCGCGGGCTCGGCGCCGgaggcgggcggcgcggcggccgaggcggcgcgggcggcgcagGCGGCGGGGGGCTCGGTGTCGGCGTCGGACACGCTGTGGGCGTGGGCGGCGTGGGGGGCGCCGGCGGGGCAGGTGGTGGCCAAGATCCGCGCCGTGGACGCCGACTCGGGCTACAACGCGTGGCTGCGCTACGAGCTGTGGGAGCCGCGGGGCAAGGGCCCCTTCCGCGTCGGGCTCTACAGCGGCGAGGTGAGCACGGCGCGGGCGCTGGACGAGGCGGACGGGCCTCGCCACCGGCTGCTCATCGTCGTGCGCGACCACGGCGAGCCGGCGCGCTCGGCCACGGCCACGCTCAGCGTGTCGCTGGTGGAGGCGGCCGAGGCGGCGCTGGCCGCGGCCGCGGGATCGTCGTCGTCGTCGTCGtcgcgggcggcgccgggcgcggACGCGGGTGCCGGGGCGGCCGGCGCGGCCACCAACGTGTGGCTGGTGGTGGCCATCTGCGCCGtgtccagcctgttcctgctggccgTGGTGCTGTACGGGGCGTCGCGCTGGGCGCCGCGGGCGGCCGTGCTCTCGGGGCCCGGGCCCACGACGCTGGTGTGCGCCAGCGAAGTGGGCAGCTGGTCGTACTCGCAGCGCCACAGCCGCAGCCTGTGCGTGGCGGACGGCGCGGCCAAGAGCGACCTCATGGTTTTCAGCCCCAACttccctccgccgccgcccggcgccgcgccCAAGGACACGCAGCCGGAGCCCTCCGCCCTCCTCGGCACGGTCAGTGGTGCTTCCCTCGttcatttctctgttccttctcATCCGCCCTCCGGGTAA
- the LOC136367688 gene encoding LOW QUALITY PROTEIN: protocadherin gamma-C3-like (The sequence of the model RefSeq protein was modified relative to this genomic sequence to represent the inferred CDS: inserted 8 bases in 5 codons; deleted 12 bases in 9 codons; substituted 1 base at 1 genomic stop codon), with translation MTRFPSKEAATRSLLPDRRPHERGTSRVGLAALAGTRSFSQPDKPLQLRRLLPPPVSRSALDPASPRPVGSKAGERLGPAVPFPTGTAAGRGQRPPRPVTERLRGRRRWEAIHGAARARRRLETGLRGERIGQRRDRERYRGGEGGRRGRRLSRFGGQRGTSGSLCSRLPLAFRGGPKCKRQAKERGGGGGAAATPRLGAAAGPWGPGKAPAGAALPPLPPLPPLGRAPGRHPARGQLRYAVPEELEHGAFVANLGEDLGLDVSTLSARRFRIVSRAGARQHLEVNLENGILFVNERIDREEVCEAGGTCLLHLQLLVESPLELYRVEVEVLDINDHAPTFPWQEYVLEVAESAVLGARFPLESAQDPDVGTNSVHTYRLSPNGFFSLEVQTRSDASKFAELVLERALDREQQRVHRVLLTALDGGXPERSGTAHILVTVLDANDNVPAFDQPSYGXSLPEDAPAGTLVIQLNATDLDEGPNGEIEYSFSGHAPPRVRELFHIEPRSGQVLLKGRLDYERASLHELYVQAKDRGPSAVAVHCRVLVHLLDVNDNAPEVTLTSVSXPCAGGCPPGTVIAVISVLDRDSGDNGRVSCEVGPNVPFELRSSFRNYYTLVTTQALDREVVPEYNVSITARDMGSPALLTRSTLTIPVSDVNDNAPRFLQPSYSVYVMENNAPGASICSVSALDPDCQQHAYFPTSSLEGHIHGMPXGHLVVLNSDSGHMYALRSLDYEQIRSFQIQVQAQDAGFPPLSANVTRPHLCAGTRTINAPVIVSPMLRNGSGATELVRRSAXPGYLVGHGCRRCDADAGLNSRLSYQLLQATDFTLFSVAPDTWXAAPLRSFWRQDASRQQLVVQVRDGWQPALSATVSLLLSVVETIPRLSSDFSEFSLPPEVSSSSPTPFYLLVSLGSISFTFLLAILILTAYSLPRRSGAPAQGDSCSPPRCQLRSRVQTPPLIGLKTSNLTAQAPARERGSATCLDVPAGGPPGYCYKVCLGSESAQSDFMFLKPCSPPRNNEKDPGKLVPAKIASISRSPREGPNNQPCSSRFFQAKQPNTDWLPPGTQRPALKSSQSLEDVGEIRRALQKEHESCAPLVTPVSEASAGPNSIWTPQYSPLYPALDYQHNVYIPGTPTLLSSKDGPLFPGRETKSFSTFGKRKKMTTYCDMHDSVVINNDLKLAWMALSLESSALFQLPGPTTAHASMQWTTRDYGAAGRMAQQIMCEGFKDKR, from the exons ATGACACGGTTCCCCTCCAAGGAAGCAGCGACGAGAT ccctcctCCCCGACCGCCGACCCCACGAGCGCGGCACGTCCCGCGTGGGTCTCGCTGCACTCGCAGGGACCAGATCCTTTTCCCAGCCCGACAAACCCCTCCAGCTCCGCCGCCTCCTGCCTCCTCCGGTCTCCCGGTCGGCCCTGGATCCTGCTTCCCCTCGTCCCGTGGGGAGCAAGGCGGGGGAGCGGCTGGGGCCGGCCGTTCCCTTCCCTACGGGGACCG ccgcggggcgggggcagCGGCCGCCCCGTCCCGTTACCGAGCGCCTCCGGGGACGGCGACGGTGGGAGGCGATTCACGGAGCTGcccgggcgcggcggcggctgGAGACGGGTCTGCGGGGAGAACGGATCGGCCAGCGCAGGGACCGTGAGCGGTAccggggcggggagggggggcGCAGGGGCCGCCGTCTGTCGCGCTTCGGGGGCCAGCGGGGGACCAGCGGCTCGCTCTGCTCCCGCCTCCCCCTCGCCTTCCGCGGGGGGCCGAAA TGCAAGAGGCAAGcgaaggagaggggaggaggcGGAGGTGCGGCTGCGACTCCTCGTCTCGGGGCTGCCGCGGGGCCATGGGGGCCGGGGAAGGCTCCGGCCGGGGCAGCTCTTCCTCcgctccctcctcttcctcctcttggCCGGGCCCCCGGGCGCCACCCGGCGAGGGGGCAGCTGCGCTACGCCGTGCCGGAGGAGCTGGAACACGGAGCCTTCGTGGCCAACCTGGGTGAGGACCTGGGGCTGGATGTGTCCACTCTGTCAGCGCGGAGGTTCCGCATCGTGTCGCGGGCCGGGGCCAGGCAGCACCTGGAGGTGAACCTGGAGAACGGGATCCTCTTTGTGAACGAGCGGATTGACCGGGAGGAGGTGTGCGAGGCCGGGGGCACCTGCCTgctccacctgcagctcctcgtCGAGAGCCCGCTGGAGCTCTACCGCGTCGAGGTGGAGGTGCTGGACATCAACGACCACGCACCCACCTTCCCTTGGCAGGAATATGTGCTGGAGGTGGCCGAGTCCGCCGTGCTCGGCGCCCGCTTCCCCCTGGAGAGCGCCCAGGATCCCGACGTGGGTACCAACTCTGTGCACACCTACCGCCTCAGCCCCAACGGCTTCTTTTCCCTGGAGGTGCAGACACGGAGTGATGCCAGCAAGTttgcagagctggtgctggagcgTGCCCTGGACCGCGAGCAGCAGCGTGTGCACCGGGTGCTGCTCACGGCTCTCGACGGCG TCCCCGAGCGCTCAGGCACGGCACACATCCTCGTCACGGTGCTGGACGCCAACGACAACGTGCCTGCCTTTGACCAGCCCTCCTACGG GAGCCTTCCTGAGGATGCTCCTGCTGGCACTCTGGTCATCCAGCTCAATGCCACTGACCTGGATGAGGGCCCCAACGGGGAGATCGAGTACTCCTTCAGTGGGCACGCACCACCGCGTGTCCGGGAGCTCTTCCACATAGAGCCCCGGAGTGGGCAGGTGCTGCTCAAGGGCCGCCTGGACTACGAGCGGGCCAGCCTCCACGAGCTCTACGTGCAAGCCAAGGACCGCGGACcctcagctgtggctgtgcactGCAGGGTGCTTGTGCACCTCCTTGACGTCAATGACAACGCGCCAGAGGTGACCCTCACCTCTGTGTC ACCCTGTGCTGGAGGATGCCCCCCAGGCACTGTGATCGCCGTCATCAGTGTTTTGGACCGGGACTCTGGGGACAACGGCCGTGTGAGCTGTGAGGTTGGCCCCAACGTGCCATTCGAGCTCCGCTCCTCCTTCCGCAACTACTACACGCTGGTGACCACGCAAGCGCTGGACAGGGAGGTTGTGCCTGAGTACAATGTGAGCATCACGGCCCGAGACATGGGCTCGCCCGCCCTGCTGACCCGCAGCACCCTCACCATCCCGGTGTCTGATGTGAATGACAACGCGCCGCGCTTCCTCCAGCCCTCCTACAGCGTCTACGTGATGGAGAACAACGCACCGGGTGCCTCCATCTGCTCTGTCAGTGCGTTAGACCCCGACTGCCAACAACATGCCTACTTTCCTACCTCCTCGCTAGAGGGGCACATCCACGGCATGCC TGGGCACCTCGTTGTCCTCAACTCGGACAGCGGGCACATGTACGCCCTGCGCTCCCTCGACTACGAGCAGATCCGCAGCTTCCAGATCCAAGTGCAAGCTCAGGACGCGGGTTTTCCCCCTCTCAGT GCCAACGTCACCCGTCCACATCTTTGTGCTGGGACCAGAACGATCAACGCTCCGGTCATCGTTTCCCCCATGCTGCGCAATGGCTCCGGGGCCACGGAGCTGGTGCGCCGGTCAG CGCCTGGCTACCTGGTGGGGCACGGGTGTCGGCGGTGTGATGCGGATGCTGGGCTGAACTCTCGCCTCTCCTACCAGCTCCTCCAGGCTACTGACTTCACCCTCTTCAGCGTGGCGCCCGACACCTGGTGAGCTGCGCCCCTCCGCTCCTTCTGGAGGCAGGATGCCAGCCggcagcagctggtggtgcAGGTGCGG GACGGGTGGCAGCCAGCCCTCTCTGCCACCGTGTCCCTCCTGCTTTCCGTGGTGGAGACCATT CCCAGACTCTCGTCCGACTTCAGCGAGTTCAGCCTCCCTCCAGAGGTGTCCTCATCTTCCCCAACT CCCTTCTATCTCCTtgtctccctgggctccatCTCCTTCACCTTCCTCCTGGCCATCCTCATTCTCACAGCCTATTCGCTGCCGCGGAGAAGCGGCGCTCCCGCCCAGGGGGACAGCTGCTCGCCACCTCGCTGCCAACTGCGGTCCCGGGTCCAGACCCCTCCTCTGATTGGCCTGAAGACTTCCAACCTGACGGCACAGGCCCCTGCCAGGGAGCGCGGCTCTGCCACCTGCCTTGATGTGCCTGCGGGC GGCCCCCCAGGCTACTGCTACAAGGTCTGCCTCGGGTCTGAGTCTGCTCAGAGTGACTTCATGTTCCTCAAACCCTGCAGTCCCCCCCGGAACAACGAGAAGGATCCCGGGAAGCTGGTCCCGGCCAAGATAGCAAGCATCTCCAGGTCTCCAAGAG AGGGTCCCAATAACCAACCTTGCTCTTCCCGGTTTTTCCAGGCCAAGCAGCCCAACACGGACTGGCTGCCTCCAGGCACACAGAGACCTGCCCTGAAAAG CTCCCAGAGCCTGGAAGACGTG GGGGAAATCCGTAGAGCCCTCCAGAAGGAGCACGAGAGCTGTGCACCACTGGTGACCCCTGTCTCTG AAGCTTCAGCGGGCCCCAACAGCATCTGGACACCCCAGTACAGCCCCTTGTACCCAGCCCTGGATTATCAGCACAACGTTTACATCCCTGGCACCCCCACTCTGCTTTCCAGCAAGGATGGGCCA CTCTTCCCAGGCCGGGAGACAAAAAGCTTCTCCACCTTTggcaagaggaagaagatg ACAACTTATTGTGACATGCATGACAGTGTGGTA ATCAACAACGACCTGAAACTAGCCTGGATGGCTCTGTCCTTGGAATCTTCTGCATTATTTCAGCTGCCAGGTCCAACCACAGCACACGCCTCCATGCAATGGACCACTCGAGACTATGGGGCTGCTGGGAGAATGGCTCAACAGATCATGTGTGAAGGATTTAAGGACAAGAGATGA